From Salvia splendens isolate huo1 chromosome 3, SspV2, whole genome shotgun sequence, a single genomic window includes:
- the LOC121795399 gene encoding putative EG45-like domain containing protein 1, giving the protein MAYATPGTATFYTQYVPSACYGNQDKGVMIAAASDALWNNGAICGKVFTVTCTGTTNPYPHPCTEKSVTVKIVDHCPGCGGTLDLSKEAFATIADPVAGVVKIDYY; this is encoded by the exons ATGGCTTATGCTACACCAGGAACAGCTACTTTCTACACACAATACGTTC CTTCAGCATGTTATGGGAACCAAGACAAAGGAGTGATGATAGCTGCAGCAAGTGATGCTCTATGGAACAATGGTGCTATTTGTGGCAAAGTATTCACCGTTACATGCACGGGAACAACAAATCCATATCCGCATCCGTGCACCGAGAAGAGCGTGACGGTGAAGATCGTCGATCACTGCCCCGGATGTGGCGGGACCCTAGATCTCTCTAAAGAAGCCTTTGCAACAATTGCTGATCCCGTTGCTGGGGTTGTCAAGATTGACTATTATTAG
- the LOC121795446 gene encoding EG45-like domain containing protein isoform X2, with translation MDFAKMIMFVFAAATIVSMASAISGTATYYASSCYGYQDKGKMVAAANPALFTIVDVCPGCAANQIDLSEQAFKSIADPNAGKIWIEYSPGLNL, from the exons ATGGATTTTGCAAAAATGATTATGTTTGTATTTGCTGCAGCTACCATAGTCTCCATGGCATCTGCTATTTCTGGAACCGCCACTTACTACG CATCATCATGCTACGGTTACCAAGACAAAGGCAAGATGGTAGCAGCTGCAAATCCAGCACTGTTCACCATCGTTGATGTCTGCCCTGGTTGCGCCGCCAACCAGATCGATCTCTCTGAGCAAGCTTTCAAATCTATTGCGGACCCTAACGCGGGAAAAATCTGGATTGAATATAGCCCG GGTTTGAATTTATGA
- the LOC121795446 gene encoding EG45-like domain containing protein isoform X1, with translation MDFAKMIMFVFAAATIVSMASAISGTATYYGPLVPSSCYGYQDKGKMVAAANPALFTIVDVCPGCAANQIDLSEQAFKSIADPNAGKIWIEYSPGLNL, from the exons ATGGATTTTGCAAAAATGATTATGTTTGTATTTGCTGCAGCTACCATAGTCTCCATGGCATCTGCTATTTCTGGAACCGCCACTTACTACGGTCCTCTAGTTC CATCATCATGCTACGGTTACCAAGACAAAGGCAAGATGGTAGCAGCTGCAAATCCAGCACTGTTCACCATCGTTGATGTCTGCCCTGGTTGCGCCGCCAACCAGATCGATCTCTCTGAGCAAGCTTTCAAATCTATTGCGGACCCTAACGCGGGAAAAATCTGGATTGAATATAGCCCG GGTTTGAATTTATGA
- the LOC121794017 gene encoding EG45-like domain containing protein — protein MGFARIIMVAVVAASIVSMASAIAGTATFYSPIVPSSCYGFEDRGTMVAAANPALFNNRAACGDRYTVQCTGRTNDGVLQPCRNGPITVTIVDLCPGCAADQIDLSEQAFNQIADPAAGRIRIEYNRVV, from the exons atgggtTTTGCAAGAATAATAATGGTGGCTGTTGTTGCAGCTAGCATAGTTTCCATGGCATCTGCCATCGCTGGAACCGCAACATTCTACAGCCCGATTGTCC CGTCATCATGCTACGGGTTTGAAGACAGAGGCACAATGGTAGCAGCTGCAAATCCCGCACTATTCAACAATCGTGCAGCCTGCGGGGACAGATACACCGTCCAGTGCACTGGGCGCACAAACGATGGGGTGCTGCAGCCATGCCGCAACGGCCCCATCACTGTCACCATCGTTGATCTCTGCCCGGGTTGCGCTGCCGACCAGATCGATCTCTCTGAGCAAGCTTTCAACCAAATTGCTGACCCTGCCGCAGGAAGGATCAGGATTGAATATAACCG GGTGGTTTGA